A single Leclercia sp. AS011 DNA region contains:
- the ftsW gene encoding cell division protein FtsW, with product MRFSLPRPKMPRLPGFGILVWISSALKGWVMGSRDKDSDSLVMYDRMLLWLTLGLAAIGFIMVTSASMPVGQRLANDPFLFAKRDGLYIILAFCLAMVTLRLPMAFWQRHSTAMLIASIVMLLIVLVVGSSVNGASRWIAFGPLRIQPAEFTKLSLFCYLANYLVRKVDEVRNNLRGFLKPMGVILVLAVLLLAQPDLGTVVVLFVTTLAMLFLAGAKLWQFIAIIGMGISAVVLLILAEPYRIRRVTSFWNPWEDPFGSGYQLTQSLMAFGRGEVWGQGLGNSVQKLEYLPEAHTDFIFSIIGEELGYIGVVLALLMVFFVAFRAMSIGRKALVIDHRFSGFLACSIGIWFSFQALVNVGAAAGMLPTKGLTLPLISYGGSSLLIMSTAIMFLLRIDYETRLENAQAFTRGSR from the coding sequence ATGCGCTTCTCTCTTCCTCGCCCGAAAATGCCGCGCCTGCCAGGATTTGGCATCCTGGTGTGGATCTCGTCGGCGTTAAAGGGTTGGGTCATGGGCTCCCGGGACAAAGATTCCGATAGCCTGGTGATGTACGACCGCATGCTGCTCTGGCTCACGCTGGGGCTGGCGGCGATTGGCTTTATTATGGTTACCTCGGCCTCGATGCCTGTCGGGCAGCGTCTGGCTAACGATCCCTTCCTGTTCGCTAAGCGTGACGGGCTGTATATCATCCTGGCGTTCTGTCTGGCGATGGTGACGCTGCGTCTGCCGATGGCTTTCTGGCAGCGTCACAGTACCGCGATGCTGATCGCCTCGATCGTCATGCTGCTGATCGTGCTGGTGGTCGGGAGCTCGGTGAACGGGGCATCGCGCTGGATTGCCTTCGGCCCGCTGCGTATTCAGCCTGCGGAATTTACCAAGCTGTCGCTGTTCTGTTACCTCGCCAACTACCTGGTGCGTAAGGTGGATGAGGTTCGTAACAACCTGCGCGGCTTCTTAAAACCGATGGGCGTGATCCTGGTACTGGCGGTTCTGCTGCTGGCCCAGCCTGACCTCGGGACCGTGGTCGTACTGTTCGTTACCACCCTGGCGATGCTGTTCCTGGCCGGAGCGAAACTCTGGCAGTTCATCGCCATCATCGGGATGGGAATTTCCGCAGTGGTGCTGCTGATCCTCGCTGAACCCTATCGTATCCGTCGTGTAACCTCTTTCTGGAACCCGTGGGAAGATCCCTTCGGCAGCGGCTATCAGCTGACCCAGTCATTGATGGCCTTTGGCCGCGGTGAAGTGTGGGGGCAGGGGCTGGGAAATTCAGTGCAAAAACTGGAGTATTTACCCGAGGCGCACACCGACTTCATCTTCTCCATTATTGGGGAAGAACTGGGTTATATCGGTGTGGTACTGGCACTTTTAATGGTATTCTTCGTGGCTTTCCGTGCGATGTCGATCGGCCGGAAAGCACTGGTTATCGACCACCGTTTCTCGGGCTTTTTAGCCTGTTCAATCGGTATCTGGTTCAGTTTTCAGGCTTTAGTGAACGTGGGTGCCGCAGCAGGCATGCTCCCGACCAAAGGTCTGACGTTGCCGTTAATCAGTTATGGTGGCTCGAGTCTGCTGATCATGTCGACCGCCATCATGTTTTTGCTACGTATAGATTATGAAACGCGTCTGGAAAATGCCCAGGCGTTTACACGAGGTTCACGATGA
- the murG gene encoding undecaprenyldiphospho-muramoylpentapeptide beta-N-acetylglucosaminyltransferase has translation MNQPKRLMVMAGGTGGHVFPGLAVAHHLMDQGWQVRWLGTADRMEADLVPKHGIEIDFIHISGLRGKGVKALLLAPVRIFNAWRQARAIMKRFKPDVVLGMGGYVSGPGGLAAWSLGIPVVLHEQNGIAGLTNKWLSRIASKVMQAFPGAFPKADVVGNPVRVDVLALPLPQERLVGREGPVRVLVVGGSQGARILNQTLPQVASKLGDAVTIWHQSGKGGQQTVEQAYADAGQPQHKVTEFIDDMAAAYAWADVVVCRSGALTVSEIAAAGLPALFVPFQHKDRQQYWNALPLEKAGAAKIFEQPQFTADAVATTLAGWNRETLLEMAQHARAAAIPDATERVAKEVSLAAQV, from the coding sequence ATGAATCAACCGAAGCGGTTAATGGTGATGGCAGGCGGTACCGGTGGACATGTGTTCCCGGGACTGGCGGTTGCGCACCATTTAATGGATCAGGGCTGGCAGGTACGCTGGCTGGGAACCGCAGACCGCATGGAGGCCGATCTGGTGCCGAAGCACGGGATTGAGATCGACTTTATCCATATCTCTGGCCTGCGCGGCAAGGGCGTTAAAGCCCTGCTGCTGGCGCCGGTGCGTATTTTCAACGCCTGGCGTCAGGCGCGGGCGATCATGAAGCGCTTTAAGCCGGACGTGGTGCTGGGAATGGGCGGTTATGTCTCCGGGCCTGGCGGGCTGGCGGCGTGGTCGCTGGGTATCCCGGTGGTGCTGCATGAGCAGAACGGTATTGCCGGCCTGACCAATAAGTGGCTCTCCCGCATCGCCAGCAAAGTGATGCAGGCGTTCCCCGGCGCGTTTCCGAAGGCCGACGTGGTGGGTAACCCGGTACGCGTAGACGTACTGGCGCTGCCGTTGCCGCAGGAACGGCTTGTCGGACGCGAAGGTCCGGTGCGCGTGTTGGTGGTAGGCGGCTCACAGGGGGCGCGCATTCTGAACCAGACGCTGCCGCAGGTGGCGTCAAAGCTCGGTGACGCGGTGACCATCTGGCATCAGAGCGGGAAGGGCGGCCAGCAGACGGTCGAACAGGCCTATGCCGACGCGGGTCAGCCGCAGCATAAAGTGACTGAATTTATCGACGACATGGCGGCGGCGTATGCCTGGGCCGATGTCGTGGTCTGCCGCTCCGGCGCGCTGACGGTGAGCGAAATTGCCGCCGCAGGTTTACCGGCGCTGTTTGTGCCCTTCCAGCACAAAGACCGTCAGCAGTACTGGAATGCGTTGCCGCTAGAGAAAGCCGGTGCCGCGAAAATTTTTGAACAGCCGCAGTTTACCGCAGACGCGGTCGCCACCACCCTGGCGGGCTGGAACCGGGAGACATTACTGGAGATGGCGCAGCACGCACGTGCCGCAGCGATCCCGGATGCAACGGAGCGGGTGGCGAAAGAAGTGAGCCTGGCAGCCCAGGTTTAA
- the murC gene encoding UDP-N-acetylmuramate--L-alanine ligase has product MNTQQLAKLRSIVPEMRRVRHIHFVGIGGAGMGGIAEVLANEGYQISGSDLAPNPVTQQLASLGATIYFNHRPENVLDASVVVVSSAISADNPEIVAAHEARIPVIRRAEMLAELMRFRHGIAIAGTHGKTTTTAMVSSIYAEAGLDPTFVNGGLVKAAGVHARLGHSRYLIAEADESDASFLHLQPMVAIVTNIEADHMDTYQGDFENLKQTFINFLHNLPFYGRAVMCVDDPVIRELLPRVGRQITTYGFSEDADVRVESYKQIGAQGHFTLARQDKELLQVTLNAPGRHNALNAAAAVAVATEEGIDDEDILRALESFQGTGRRFDFLGEFPLETVNGKSGTAMLVDDYGHHPTEVDATIKAARAGWPDKNLVMLFQPHRYTRTRDLYDDFANVLSQVDALLMLDVYSAGEAAIPGADSRSLCRTIRGRGKIDPILVSDHAQAAAMLAPVLTGNDLILVQGAGNIGKIARTLAEIKLKPQISEEEHHG; this is encoded by the coding sequence ATGAATACACAACAACTGGCGAAACTGCGTTCAATCGTGCCCGAGATGCGTCGCGTCCGGCACATTCATTTTGTTGGCATCGGCGGCGCCGGTATGGGCGGTATTGCCGAAGTGCTGGCGAATGAAGGCTACCAGATCAGCGGTTCCGATCTGGCGCCGAACCCTGTTACGCAACAGTTGGCGTCGCTTGGTGCGACCATCTATTTTAACCATCGCCCGGAAAACGTCCTTGATGCCAGCGTGGTCGTGGTCTCCAGCGCCATCTCTGCCGACAACCCGGAAATCGTTGCCGCACACGAGGCGCGTATCCCGGTGATCCGTCGTGCGGAGATGCTGGCCGAGCTGATGCGTTTTCGTCACGGTATCGCCATTGCCGGTACTCACGGTAAAACCACCACCACGGCGATGGTCTCCAGTATTTATGCCGAAGCGGGCCTCGATCCGACTTTCGTCAACGGCGGCCTGGTGAAAGCCGCGGGCGTGCACGCGCGCCTGGGCCACAGCCGTTATCTGATTGCCGAAGCAGATGAAAGTGACGCGTCCTTCCTGCATCTGCAGCCGATGGTGGCGATTGTCACCAACATCGAAGCCGACCATATGGATACCTACCAGGGTGACTTCGAAAATTTAAAGCAAACCTTTATAAACTTTCTCCACAATCTGCCGTTTTATGGACGGGCGGTGATGTGCGTTGACGATCCGGTGATCCGCGAGCTGCTGCCGCGCGTCGGTCGTCAGATCACCACCTACGGTTTCAGCGAAGATGCCGACGTCCGTGTGGAAAGTTACAAGCAGATTGGGGCGCAGGGGCATTTCACTCTCGCGCGTCAGGATAAAGAGCTGCTGCAGGTAACGCTGAATGCGCCAGGCCGTCACAACGCCCTGAACGCGGCGGCGGCCGTAGCGGTCGCAACAGAAGAAGGCATTGACGACGAAGATATTTTGCGGGCGCTGGAAAGCTTCCAGGGCACCGGTCGTCGTTTTGATTTCCTCGGCGAGTTCCCGCTCGAAACCGTTAACGGCAAAAGCGGAACCGCGATGCTGGTTGATGACTACGGCCATCACCCGACCGAAGTGGATGCGACGATCAAAGCGGCGCGCGCGGGCTGGCCGGACAAAAATCTGGTTATGCTGTTCCAGCCGCACCGTTATACCCGTACCCGCGATCTGTACGACGATTTCGCTAACGTGCTGTCACAGGTAGATGCCTTGCTGATGCTGGATGTTTACTCTGCGGGCGAAGCGGCCATTCCGGGGGCAGACAGTCGCTCTCTGTGCCGTACTATTCGCGGCCGCGGTAAGATTGACCCGATCCTGGTCTCCGACCATGCTCAGGCGGCAGCGATGCTGGCTCCAGTATTGACCGGCAATGATTTGATTCTGGTGCAGGGTGCAGGAAATATCGGCAAGATCGCCCGTACGCTGGCTGAAATCAAACTTAAGCCGCAAATTTCGGAGGAAGAGCATCATGGCTGA
- a CDS encoding D-alanine--D-alanine ligase: MADKIAVLSGGTSAEREVSLNSGAAVLAGLREGGINAHLVDPKETDVTRLKEMGFAKVFIALHGRGGEDGTLQGLLDIIGLPYTGSGVMASAISMDKLRSKLLWQGAGLPVAPWVALTRREFELGLDASVKERIAALGLPVIVKPSREGSSVGMSKVDKAGDISSALALAFQHDEEVLIEKWLNGPEFTVAMLGEEILPSIRIQPAGTFYDYEAKYLSDETQYFCPSGLEAEREALLNALVLKAWQVLGCRGWGRIDVMLDSDGQFYLLEANTSPGMTSHSLVPMAARQAGMSFSQLVVRILDQAG, translated from the coding sequence ATGGCTGATAAGATTGCGGTCCTGTCCGGCGGCACCTCTGCTGAGCGCGAGGTTTCCCTGAATTCCGGCGCTGCGGTGCTGGCAGGGCTTCGCGAAGGCGGTATTAATGCGCATCTGGTCGATCCGAAAGAGACTGACGTGACGCGCCTGAAAGAGATGGGCTTTGCTAAAGTCTTTATCGCGCTGCACGGGCGCGGCGGAGAAGACGGTACGCTGCAGGGCCTGCTGGACATCATCGGTCTGCCTTATACCGGCAGTGGCGTGATGGCCTCGGCCATCTCCATGGACAAACTGCGCAGCAAATTGCTGTGGCAGGGGGCCGGTTTACCGGTAGCGCCGTGGGTAGCACTGACCCGTCGTGAATTTGAGCTGGGCCTTGACGCCAGCGTTAAGGAACGTATCGCGGCGCTGGGATTGCCGGTGATTGTGAAACCCAGCCGTGAAGGCTCAAGCGTAGGAATGTCTAAAGTTGATAAAGCAGGCGATATATCATCTGCATTAGCGTTGGCATTTCAACACGATGAAGAAGTTTTGATTGAAAAATGGCTCAACGGACCGGAATTTACCGTTGCGATGCTCGGGGAAGAAATTTTACCGTCAATTCGTATCCAACCAGCCGGAACCTTCTATGATTATGAGGCGAAGTATCTCTCTGATGAGACGCAATATTTCTGCCCAAGTGGTCTGGAAGCGGAGCGCGAAGCCCTTTTAAACGCTCTGGTGCTTAAAGCCTGGCAAGTTCTGGGCTGCCGCGGCTGGGGACGTATCGACGTTATGCTGGATAGCGATGGGCAGTTTTATCTGCTGGAAGCCAATACTTCGCCGGGAATGACCAGTCATAGCCTGGTGCCGATGGCGGCGCGCCAGGCGGGAATGAGCTTCTCGCAGTTAGTGGTTCGCATTCTGGACCAGGCGGGCTGA
- the ftsQ gene encoding cell division protein FtsQ, whose translation MSQAALNTRNREEEEEYSSSRRSNGTRLAGITFLLAVLCTVFVSGWMVLGWMEDAQRLPLSKLVVTGDRHYTRNDDIRQSILALGSPGTFMTQDVNIIQSQIERLPWIKQASVRKQWPDELKIHLVEYVPIARWNDQHMVDVDGISFSVPADRVSKQNLPMLYGPEGSENEVLEGFRNMGQVLAKDRFTLKQAAMTARRSWQLTLTNDIKLNLGRGDTMKRLARFVELYPVLQQQGQAEGKRISYVDLRYDSGASVGWIPAPVEEPNQQQNQAQVQAE comes from the coding sequence ATGTCTCAGGCTGCGCTGAACACGCGAAACCGTGAGGAAGAAGAAGAGTATTCCTCTTCGCGGCGGAGTAATGGAACGCGTCTTGCAGGGATTACCTTCCTGCTCGCCGTGCTGTGTACGGTGTTTGTCAGCGGCTGGATGGTGCTCGGCTGGATGGAAGATGCACAACGTCTGCCTCTGTCGAAACTGGTCGTGACGGGTGACCGTCACTACACGCGTAATGATGATATCCGGCAGTCGATTCTGGCATTGGGATCGCCCGGCACCTTCATGACGCAGGACGTGAACATTATCCAGAGCCAGATTGAACGCTTGCCATGGATTAAACAGGCGAGCGTCAGAAAGCAGTGGCCGGATGAATTGAAGATTCATCTGGTTGAATATGTACCCATTGCGCGTTGGAATGATCAGCATATGGTTGACGTAGATGGAATTTCTTTCAGCGTCCCGGCCGATCGTGTCAGCAAGCAAAATTTACCCATGTTGTATGGTCCGGAAGGCAGCGAAAACGAAGTGCTGGAAGGTTTCCGTAACATGGGGCAGGTGCTGGCTAAAGATCGTTTTACCCTGAAGCAAGCCGCGATGACGGCGCGTCGTTCCTGGCAGTTGACGCTGACGAACGACATTAAGCTGAATCTTGGCCGGGGTGACACGATGAAGCGTCTGGCCCGTTTTGTAGAACTTTATCCCGTTCTGCAGCAGCAGGGGCAGGCTGAAGGCAAAAGGATTAGCTACGTTGATTTGCGCTATGACTCAGGCGCATCGGTCGGGTGGATCCCGGCGCCGGTTGAGGAACCTAATCAGCAACAGAATCAGGCTCAGGTACAGGCAGAATAA